The following proteins are co-located in the Tenrec ecaudatus isolate mTenEca1 chromosome 11, mTenEca1.hap1, whole genome shotgun sequence genome:
- the SLC25A30 gene encoding kidney mitochondrial carrier protein 1 → MSALNWKPFVYGGLASITAECGTFPIDLTKTRLQIQGQANDANFKEIRYRGMLHALVRIGREEGLKALYSGIAPAMLRQASYGTIKIGTYQSLKRLFVERPEDETLLINVTCGILSGVISSAIANPTDVLKIRMQAQSSAIQGGMVDNFMNIYQQEGTRGLWKGVSLTAQRAAIVVGVELPVYDITKKHLILSGLMGDTVYTHFLSSFTCGLAGALASNPVDVVRTRMMNQRVVRDGRCSGYTGTLDCLLQTWKNEGFFALYKGFWPNWLRLGPWNIIFFVTYEQLKKLDL, encoded by the exons ATGTCTGCCCTCAACTGGAAGCCCTTTGTGTACGGCGGGCTGGCCTCCATCACGGCCGAGTGCG GCACATTTCCAATTGATTTAACCAAGACACGCCTCCAGATTCAAGGCCAGGCAAATGATGCCAACTTCAAGGAAATCCGGTACCGGGGGATGTTGCACGCGCTGGTGCGGATAGGCCGAGAAGAAGGGCTCAAGGCGCTGTACTCGGG AATCGCCCCTGCGATGTTGCGCCAGGCTTCCTACGGCACCATCAAGATAGGCACGTACCAGAGCCTGAAGCGATTGTTTGTTGAACGGCCAGAAG aTGAAACCCTGCTGATAAACGTTACGTGTGGAATTCTCTCTGGAGTCATATCCTCAGCTATTGCCAACCCAACTGATGTTTTGAAA ATTCGGATGCAAGCCCAGAGCAGCGCCATCCAAGGAGGAATGGTGGACAACTTCATGAACATCTACCAGCAAGAGGGCACCCGGGGCCTGTGGAAG GGCGTGTCCCTCACTGCTCAGAGGGCGGCTATTGTTGTCGGCGTGGAGCTGCCAGTCTATGACATCACCAAAAAGCATCTGATTCTCTCTGGCCTGATGGGCGACACTGTGTATACCCACTTCCT CTCCAGTTTCACCTGTGGTCTGGCGGGGGCCCTGGCCTCGAACCCTGTGGATGTTGTGAGAACACGGATGATGAATCAGAGAGTCGTCCGAGATGGCAGATGCTCTGGCTACACGGGGACCTTGGATTGCCTGCTACAG ACATGGAAGAATGAAGGCTTTTTTGCTCTATATAAAGGATTTTGGCCAAATTGGTTGAGGCTTGGTCCTTGGAATATCATT TTCTTCGTGACATACGAGCAGTTGAAGAAGTTGGACTTGTGA